The window TTGTTCTGTAGAATTGGGTTTGAAGCAAGACAGAATAAATAACTAATGGGATTAAAATGGAaatttcaactttgggtgctaTAGCTGTGCTTAACATCAAGGGGAAAATTGATATTTTGACAATGTTTGGGGTGTCTATGATATTTGATAtacttatagggggtgtccatgaaattttcccttaacTTGATTGACGGCTAGACccaattccctagtgcctccaattaccaccctacccctgcccaggtggggtccacctaagggtgtcaaacagtTCGGTTTCTAGTATTCGGTTGGGTTCCATGACTTGAGGGTATGACCCGAAATCGAATTGAAAATCGAGTCGATTCTGGGATCACCAACCGAATCCGAACCTGCTCAGTTCGGTTTGGTTACGGTTCTAATTCGGTTGCACACTTGAAGAGTTGAAAAGGGAAATTGAGAAAACCTAGAAAGTGGAATATGAAAAATCATTAGGTTAGATGGTtaccaaaaatacaaagaaaattcatagaattttttatttttccctatGAAAAGTGGCATATAAATTTCATTCCGTTGgataattaccaaaaaaaatatgaaaacataGAAAAGTGGAATATTTAAAGTCATTTGGTTAGATATGGttaccaaaaaatttaaaagatatatGGCTTTGGATTAAGTGGTTTATTCGGTTCAAATCGACGGGTCTTGGCAtgaaatcgaaatcgaaactgaaccgaaccgaaccgaattagAATACCATATACcagaatcgaaaccaaactgaattaattcggttcggctcggtttcgatttggttttgacacccttaggtccACCCCTTTATTAtaggcactggggaactgggccgagcAAGACATCCTCAGATACTTAACAGTTCTGTTAacatcatggttctaagtattggtgtCGTATTGAGCGATACataccggttttgctagtcactgataccgtatcgatagcacggtaCAGACAATGAGTAAAGtggtcaaaaaactcatttcttAAGgaaattcaggggtaattttgtctgatacagcCGATCTAGGCCGATACCGATATCGGTTTTGCTTGTTATCGATATCctttccgataccgtgcactaaaaccatggttagGATAGCATGACTAGTGACTAATGGGAGGAAGAATTGAGCTCATGTGGAAGGGGATGGATTTGATCTCATGGTATACGGTAAATACAGCAGAAATTAAGCTTACCATAAGCAAGGCCTTGAGGTGGAGCATGGTGAAAGGTGTCTGAGAATCTGATTCGTCCTTGAGCTTCAGAAGAAAGTGCAGAAAATCATGGCATTCCTTTATGCCCTGTTCGTCCATCTTCAGCCGATGATCGATGACCGAGTCGAAGATCTGATCCAACCGCAGGAACAGAGCCTTCATGTCTCTCTCCACACCTTGTAGATCAAAGCGGGCCAGACTGGGATAGAAATCCGAGACGTTGGGTTTACCCAGAAGCTCAGTCATCTCGCCGACAACTTGCCGAAACTCAACTCCAAGGCTATGTTGCTTCTCGCCCTTGATTGTGCCACCCCACAACATATTCGTGATAAGATTGAGCACAGTAAGGAACGTCTGCTCACCCACGTTGACGGGAGATCCAGAATTGCTATAAATATAGCTGATGGTCCGACGGACTTCATGCCGGCGATGGCTGTAAACTGCTTCGAGGGAGGCGTTGCCGAGCATCTCGCGCACGCACACCTTGCGCAGCAGCCTCCACTGCGGTCCGTACGGACTCCATACGATGTCGATGCCGCCGTATGTGGTGACACGTCCCGCGATTGGCGGGTCACGGTTGGCGAAGGTGGTGTCCTTGTCCTTGAGGACTTCCTTAGCCAAGGATGGCGAGCTCACTATGACGCCCACCTTGTTGCCGAGCTGGAGCTTAAAGATGGGACCATAGGTCCGAGCCAGTTTAGCAAAGTAGGTATGGAGCTCCGGGTCCAAGAAGGGGAGGTTCCCTACGAGTGGCAGTGGTCGTGGCCCCGGCGGTAATGGAGGGTTTTGGTTTCGTGATTTCCTGAGCAACCATGCGTACCAGAAAATGACAAGGACGACGAGGGTGAGCGTGAGTAGTGATCGAGTGAACTGGTCCTTCTGATTGCTTGCttcccaccaccaccaaataTTAGAGAGGCTGCTCATGATTACTGGGGATCGAGATCGGAGAGAATTGTTTGGTAAGTTTGCTTTTGTGAGAGAGAGTATTGATTAATAAGTTAAAACATCAGCCATCGGGCCGGAAGTTGGCACCCAATCTTGAATGTCATCTTATTCAAAGACCGGCGAGAGGAGAGGAAATTTTTAATTtccaaaagagagagagcagaagagagagagagacggacaATGGGGTCATTGAGGATTTCGATAAGTCCTCAAAAACGAGTGGCAACGAGATCAAACACCCAAGCATGCAATATGgagggtgggatggtcatttcgtcACCCATATATCTGGACGTAATGGGGAGTGAGTGCGTGACCAAAtagtcttctttttttcatatatatatatatatatatatgataaaatAATAATGGGAGaaacttcaccaaaaaaataataatgggaGAGAGATTGTTACCTGGGTGCATGCAGTTTGCTGtcccctgtgcctagacacagtggCATGCGAAATGAACGTtgtgcccccatggaaaggtggaattcTTTGTGGGTTTGTTGGTTATTTTGCATGCCATTGTGTTAGGGTGTAGGGGCAAGGCACCACAAGCGCCCAAGTAGTATTTTCTTTCCCAATAataatgtaaaacataattaattaagaatATAGATAATTTAAAATAGGGTTGATGTTCttcgtgggggggggggggagcgtgAGCCAATGGGAGTGCGTGAAGTGACATCATGAGAGCGgtatttctgcctttcatgagAGATAGACGGTCATTTCACCTCCCTCTATGTGTAGGTGTGAGTGGTATACTCCCCCATAaagaatttttctcttttaaaataaTATGATTAAAAGAACTGGTGAATTGTGTGAAGTCGTTCTAGCGATGGTTGAGAAACCATGTTTTTCCTTGCTCTTTTCAAAACTTGGTGAACTGGGCGACTCTGGAAAATTATTGttgtactgggggcgataaagatccggGCAACCCTTGATCATGTTGAGTTATGTCAAATGAGCAGATTTTGGTTTGCTTGTCTTTTACCTGGTTTTGGTTCTTGTTTGGGATGAGATCTTTGCACTTGTACGGACATTCGGAATGTAGATGTCACTAATTGCATGAATCCAACACCCCCTAAATGAATAGCTGACAcaaaaaactttcaaaatttcTTAGGC is drawn from Telopea speciosissima isolate NSW1024214 ecotype Mountain lineage chromosome 1, Tspe_v1, whole genome shotgun sequence and contains these coding sequences:
- the LOC122657644 gene encoding geraniol 8-hydroxylase-like, with translation MSSLSNIWWWWEASNQKDQFTRSLLTLTLVVLVIFWYAWLLRKSRNQNPPLPPGPRPLPLVGNLPFLDPELHTYFAKLARTYGPIFKLQLGNKVGVIVSSPSLAKEVLKDKDTTFANRDPPIAGRVTTYGGIDIVWSPYGPQWRLLRKVCVREMLGNASLEAVYSHRRHEVRRTISYIYSNSGSPVNVGEQTFLTVLNLITNMLWGGTIKGEKQHSLGVEFRQVVGEMTELLGKPNVSDFYPSLARFDLQGVERDMKALFLRLDQIFDSVIDHRLKMDEQGIKECHDFLHFLLKLKDESDSQTPFTMLHLKALLMDMVVGGTDTTTNTVEWAMAEMMNKQETMRKVQEELDRVVGGESIVEESHLPKLHYLAAVMKEVLRLHPVLPLLVPHCPSSSCTVGGYTVPKGARVFVNVWTIHRDPSIWESPSTFEPERFLNDRWDYSGNDFNYFPFGSGRRICAGTAMAERTVMYALASLLHSFNWSLPEGAAEVDLSEKFGIVLKAATPLLAIPTSRLPDKALYL